A window from Listeria seeligeri serovar 1/2b str. SLCC3954 encodes these proteins:
- the glyS gene encoding glycine--tRNA ligase subunit beta yields the protein MSKDFLLEIGLEEMPAQYVTSSVEQLKKRMRDWLEENQIAFAEIKTFSSPRRLTVLVEDMAEEQANRVEEAKGPAKKIALDEEGNWSKAALGFAKSQKIEPADLTFREIKGVEYIYIKKEVIGEKTTALLPALQKVVTSMTFPVSMHWGNNDLRYIRPIKWLIAMFGQEIIPFEITGVTTSNTSRGHRFLGKTTTIKQPSDYQNALLEQFVVVDATERKEAISGQLKELASLENWQIKEDADLLEEVTNLVEYPTVLAGNFEEEYLELPEEVLITTMKEHQRYFPVFSQDGKLLPHFVTVRNGNHENIETVARGNEKVLRARLSDADFFYQEDLKMTIAEAVAKLPNIVFHEKLGTLTEKMKRVQKVALMIADYLDWKEADKEDIIRLTDIYKFDLVTNVVGEFPELQGLMGEKYALLQGEKPAIATAIREHYLPKSAEGELPQTDLGSLIAIADKLETFVGFFCVNIVPTGSADPFGLRRSAFGAMRIIQANGWDIPVLELLSRIVDMERAEGAVELPSDDVKREVQTFLKNRLRVVLQNHHIRHDIIDAVIGGDPNVIPQLVDRAQILNKHVESEWFRPTVEALTRVLNISKKYEEGVEVDPALFENEYEHALFDKLEKLKYDYASLTILERLKAFAGLRTTIDDYFDNTLVMSDNLELKNNRLALLFELASFIKEFAQMDEINVK from the coding sequence ATGAGTAAAGACTTTTTATTAGAAATTGGTTTAGAAGAAATGCCTGCACAGTACGTTACTAGCTCTGTAGAACAACTGAAAAAAAGAATGAGGGACTGGTTAGAAGAAAATCAAATTGCTTTTGCAGAAATAAAAACTTTCTCCTCACCAAGACGTTTGACTGTTCTTGTGGAAGATATGGCAGAAGAACAAGCTAACCGAGTAGAAGAAGCAAAAGGTCCAGCAAAAAAAATTGCTTTAGATGAAGAAGGTAATTGGTCCAAAGCAGCTCTTGGTTTTGCTAAAAGCCAAAAAATAGAGCCGGCAGATTTAACTTTCCGCGAAATTAAAGGCGTAGAGTACATTTATATTAAAAAAGAAGTGATTGGGGAAAAAACAACCGCTTTACTACCAGCTTTACAAAAAGTAGTGACAAGCATGACTTTCCCTGTAAGTATGCACTGGGGTAATAATGATTTACGCTATATCCGTCCAATCAAATGGTTAATTGCCATGTTCGGGCAAGAAATCATTCCTTTTGAAATCACAGGAGTAACAACAAGTAATACCTCTCGTGGTCATCGTTTCTTAGGAAAAACGACGACCATTAAACAACCTAGCGATTACCAAAATGCCTTGTTAGAACAATTTGTCGTAGTAGATGCCACTGAACGAAAAGAAGCCATTTCTGGACAATTAAAAGAACTTGCTTCCTTAGAAAACTGGCAAATTAAAGAAGATGCTGATTTATTAGAAGAAGTAACTAATTTAGTGGAGTATCCTACTGTTTTAGCAGGTAACTTTGAAGAAGAGTATTTAGAATTACCTGAGGAAGTATTAATTACGACAATGAAAGAACATCAACGCTACTTCCCGGTTTTCAGTCAAGATGGTAAACTTTTACCGCATTTTGTGACTGTTAGAAACGGAAATCATGAAAACATAGAAACAGTAGCTCGCGGAAACGAAAAAGTACTTCGTGCGCGCTTATCTGATGCTGATTTCTTTTACCAAGAAGATTTAAAAATGACGATTGCTGAAGCAGTTGCTAAACTTCCGAATATTGTTTTCCATGAAAAATTAGGAACGTTAACAGAAAAAATGAAACGCGTTCAAAAAGTAGCATTAATGATTGCTGACTATTTAGATTGGAAAGAAGCAGACAAGGAAGATATCATCCGTTTAACTGATATTTATAAATTCGATTTAGTAACAAATGTCGTTGGTGAATTTCCAGAATTACAAGGATTAATGGGTGAAAAATACGCTTTATTACAAGGTGAGAAACCTGCTATCGCAACTGCAATTCGTGAACATTATTTACCAAAATCAGCAGAAGGTGAACTACCACAAACCGATTTAGGTTCACTTATAGCTATTGCAGATAAATTAGAAACATTTGTAGGCTTTTTCTGCGTCAATATCGTTCCTACTGGTTCAGCAGATCCATTCGGTTTACGTCGTAGTGCTTTTGGAGCAATGCGGATTATCCAAGCAAATGGTTGGGATATCCCAGTGCTAGAGCTACTTTCACGCATTGTTGATATGGAACGTGCAGAAGGCGCCGTAGAACTTCCAAGCGATGATGTGAAAAGAGAAGTACAAACTTTCTTGAAAAATCGTTTGCGCGTCGTTTTACAAAATCATCATATTCGGCACGATATTATTGATGCTGTTATTGGTGGCGATCCTAATGTTATTCCACAACTAGTTGACCGAGCACAAATTCTAAATAAACATGTCGAATCAGAGTGGTTCCGTCCAACAGTAGAAGCATTAACTCGTGTGTTAAATATTTCGAAAAAATATGAAGAAGGCGTGGAAGTGGATCCAGCGCTATTTGAAAATGAATACGAACATGCATTATTTGATAAATTAGAAAAACTAAAATACGACTATGCAAGTTTAACCATTTTGGAACGACTTAAAGCTTTTGCAGGTCTTAGAACAACAATTGATGATTACTTTGACAATACGCTTGTTATGAGTGATAACCTTGAATTAAAAAACAATCGCCTAGCTCTACTTTTCGAATTGGCAAGTTTCATTAAAGAATTTGCTCAAATGGATGAAATTAATGTAAAATAA
- the era gene encoding GTPase Era, with amino-acid sequence MSEPFKSGFVAIVGRPNVGKSTLLNHIIGQKIAIMSDKAQTTRNKVQGVYTTDESQIIFIDTPGIHKPKHKLGDFMVKIALNTFQEVDLIYFVIDASTGFGRGDEFIIEKLKNVQTPVFLLINKIDLISPEELFKLIEQYRELLDFEEIIPISALQGNNVPNLLEQTNANLEVGPMYYPKDQITDHPERFIISELIREQVLQLTREEVPHSVAVVIEGIEKNPKTEKLTINATIIVERSTQKGIIIGKQGQMLKQIGMRARKEIESLLGSKVFLEIWVKVQKNWRDKEHYLHDYGFDREEY; translated from the coding sequence ATGAGCGAACCATTTAAATCAGGATTTGTAGCTATTGTTGGGCGACCTAACGTTGGGAAATCAACATTGTTAAACCATATTATCGGCCAAAAAATTGCGATTATGAGCGATAAGGCGCAAACTACAAGAAATAAAGTACAGGGCGTGTATACAACAGACGAATCACAAATTATTTTTATTGATACACCAGGAATACATAAGCCAAAACATAAGTTAGGCGATTTCATGGTAAAGATAGCGCTAAATACGTTCCAAGAAGTAGATTTAATTTATTTTGTTATTGATGCTTCTACTGGTTTTGGCCGTGGCGATGAATTTATTATTGAAAAACTAAAGAATGTACAAACACCAGTCTTTCTTTTAATAAATAAGATTGACTTAATTTCCCCAGAAGAGTTATTTAAACTGATTGAACAGTATCGTGAATTGCTAGATTTTGAAGAAATCATCCCAATTTCAGCGCTTCAAGGAAATAATGTCCCTAATCTTTTAGAGCAAACAAATGCAAATCTAGAAGTTGGACCAATGTATTATCCAAAAGATCAAATTACGGACCACCCAGAGCGTTTTATCATTTCGGAGTTAATTCGCGAGCAAGTACTTCAATTAACTCGTGAAGAGGTTCCGCATTCTGTGGCGGTTGTGATTGAAGGGATTGAAAAGAATCCAAAAACAGAGAAATTAACTATTAACGCGACGATTATCGTGGAAAGAAGTACTCAAAAAGGTATTATTATCGGTAAACAAGGTCAAATGCTGAAACAAATCGGCATGCGTGCAAGAAAAGAAATCGAAAGTTTACTTGGATCCAAGGTTTTTCTAGAAATCTGGGTAAAAGTGCAAAAGAACTGGCGTGATAAAGAACATTATTTACATGACTACGGCTTTGATAGAGAAGAATATTAA
- a CDS encoding diacylglycerol kinase family protein — MLMDLKDRKYKRSKNYAESFQHAFTGLKTAFLEERNMRFHTFAALAVIICGFFFHVTKSEWILLVLSIFGVLTLEMVNTAIERAVDVATEQYIDEAKKAKDVAAGAVLLAAFVASLIGLIIFIPYFCQMFL, encoded by the coding sequence ATGCTTATGGACTTGAAAGATAGAAAGTACAAACGCAGTAAAAACTATGCCGAATCATTTCAGCATGCATTCACTGGTCTAAAAACTGCTTTTTTAGAAGAACGAAATATGCGATTTCATACATTTGCTGCACTTGCCGTTATTATATGTGGCTTTTTCTTCCACGTCACTAAATCAGAGTGGATATTGTTAGTTCTTTCCATATTTGGTGTATTAACACTTGAGATGGTAAATACTGCAATAGAAAGAGCGGTAGACGTTGCTACAGAACAATATATTGATGAAGCAAAAAAAGCCAAAGATGTAGCAGCAGGAGCAGTATTACTTGCCGCTTTTGTCGCTAGCCTGATTGGCCTAATTATTTTCATACCATACTTTTGCCAGATGTTTTTATAA
- the glyQ gene encoding glycine--tRNA ligase subunit alpha — protein sequence MNLQTMIRTLQDYWSEQGCIMLQSYDVEKGAGTMSPYTFLKAIGPEPWKAGYIEPSRRPADGRYGENPNRLFQHHQFQVVMKPSPDNIQELYLGSLEKLGINPLEHDIRFVEDNWENPSLGCAGLGWEVWLDGMEITQFTYFQQVGGLECFPVTSEITYGVERLASYIQDKENVFDLEWTEGISYRDIFFQAEFENSKYAFETSNTDMLLTLFDTYEREAARQMQDGLVFPAYDYVLKCSHTFNLLDARGVVSVTERAQYIGRIRNLARRVAKTFYESREKLGFPLVKEEGGKRHE from the coding sequence ATGAATTTACAAACAATGATTAGAACGCTGCAAGATTATTGGTCCGAGCAAGGTTGTATTATGTTGCAATCTTATGATGTGGAAAAAGGTGCCGGAACCATGAGCCCATACACTTTCTTAAAAGCAATTGGTCCAGAACCATGGAAAGCCGGTTATATAGAGCCGTCTCGTCGTCCAGCAGATGGTCGTTACGGAGAAAATCCTAACCGATTATTTCAACATCACCAATTCCAAGTAGTAATGAAACCTTCTCCTGATAACATTCAAGAACTTTACCTTGGTTCCCTTGAAAAATTAGGCATCAATCCTTTAGAACATGATATTCGTTTCGTTGAAGATAACTGGGAAAATCCTTCTCTTGGTTGCGCAGGACTTGGTTGGGAAGTTTGGTTAGATGGAATGGAAATCACTCAGTTCACCTATTTCCAACAAGTAGGTGGCTTAGAATGCTTCCCAGTTACATCGGAAATCACTTACGGTGTTGAGCGCTTAGCTAGTTATATTCAAGATAAAGAAAATGTATTTGATTTAGAGTGGACAGAAGGTATTAGCTATCGCGATATCTTTTTCCAAGCTGAATTCGAAAACTCTAAATATGCTTTTGAAACCTCGAATACCGATATGCTATTAACATTATTTGATACGTACGAAAGAGAAGCAGCTCGTCAAATGCAAGACGGACTTGTTTTCCCGGCATATGATTATGTACTGAAATGTTCTCATACATTTAACTTACTTGACGCTCGTGGGGTTGTTTCTGTTACAGAACGCGCGCAATATATTGGTCGAATTAGAAACCTAGCAAGACGCGTCGCAAAAACTTTCTATGAATCACGCGAAAAACTTGGCTTCCCATTAGTCAAAGAAGAGGGAGGAAAACGTCATGAGTAA
- a CDS encoding YaiI/YqxD family protein has translation MPKILVDADACPVKAEIKQVAEKFQLEVIFVASFNHYSLNTDGEQWIFVDTGKESADMRMMNLAKKGDIMVTQDIGLASILLAKGTFVFSNRGELYREEEMSLMLDIRYRHTKDRQQGKYSKGPKAMSDQDRSHFKDQMTMFLQNM, from the coding sequence GTGCCAAAAATTTTGGTCGATGCGGATGCCTGTCCAGTTAAAGCAGAAATAAAACAAGTGGCAGAAAAATTTCAATTAGAAGTTATTTTTGTTGCTTCTTTTAACCATTACTCCTTAAACACAGACGGAGAACAGTGGATTTTTGTGGATACGGGAAAAGAATCGGCGGATATGCGAATGATGAACTTAGCAAAAAAAGGTGATATTATGGTAACTCAAGATATCGGCCTAGCTAGCATTTTACTTGCAAAAGGTACGTTTGTCTTTTCTAATCGCGGAGAACTATACCGAGAAGAAGAAATGTCATTAATGTTAGATATTCGCTATAGACATACCAAGGATAGACAACAAGGCAAATATAGTAAAGGTCCAAAAGCAATGAGTGACCAAGACCGGTCGCATTTCAAGGACCAAATGACAATGTTTTTGCAAAATATGTAA
- the ybeY gene encoding rRNA maturation RNase YbeY codes for MTVLEIDLIDETKQIPTEDKQLVENILQFAADYLKIDAGTELSLTFTTNEGIREINREYRNKDQATDVISFALEELGEGETEIDWGEFDLETPKMLGDIIISTEKAEEQAKDYGHSKARELGFLAVHGLLHLLGYDHMEPDEEKIMFGLQKEVLDAYGLER; via the coding sequence ATGACGGTCTTAGAAATTGATTTAATAGATGAAACAAAACAAATTCCAACAGAAGATAAACAATTAGTAGAAAATATTTTACAATTTGCTGCTGATTATTTAAAAATCGATGCAGGAACTGAACTTTCATTAACTTTCACAACCAATGAAGGGATTCGAGAAATTAACCGTGAATATCGAAATAAAGATCAAGCAACCGATGTTATTTCCTTTGCGCTTGAAGAACTTGGTGAAGGTGAAACTGAAATTGATTGGGGCGAGTTTGATTTAGAAACGCCTAAAATGCTAGGAGATATTATTATTTCCACTGAAAAAGCAGAAGAACAAGCGAAAGATTATGGGCATTCAAAAGCAAGAGAACTCGGATTTTTAGCAGTTCACGGGTTACTACATTTACTTGGATATGATCATATGGAGCCAGACGAGGAAAAAATCATGTTTGGCTTACAAAAAGAAGTGTTGGATGCTTATGGACTTGAAAGATAG
- a CDS encoding pyruvate, water dikinase regulatory protein, producing MTQPAVYVVSDSTGETAELVTRAALSQFGQTPKFIHRFHHVDSSHMIEEIVDLVAVNNGIIVHTIVLESVREELNQTAQAFGVPIIDLFGPLLNQLEETYKIKPLSEPGRVRSMDEAYFNKVAAIEFAVENDDGRNPRGILQADYVLIGISRTSKTPLSQYLALKGLKIVNIPIVPEAQIPDELFEIDPKKIIGLKISKQKLTKIRQERLISIGLPGAGTYASNQRIDEELAIFNKLASKLNCFVLDVTNKAIEETANEILIHIGEIVDENLEL from the coding sequence ATGACACAACCAGCCGTATACGTGGTTTCTGATTCAACAGGAGAAACGGCCGAACTTGTGACGAGAGCAGCACTTAGTCAATTTGGTCAAACACCTAAGTTTATTCATCGTTTTCACCATGTCGACTCTTCTCACATGATTGAAGAAATTGTTGATTTAGTAGCTGTAAATAATGGCATTATCGTGCATACAATTGTTTTAGAAAGCGTTCGTGAAGAGCTAAATCAAACAGCGCAAGCCTTTGGTGTGCCTATCATTGATTTGTTTGGACCGCTTTTGAATCAATTAGAAGAAACCTATAAAATCAAACCACTTTCAGAGCCTGGCCGAGTTCGTTCGATGGATGAAGCTTATTTTAACAAAGTAGCTGCGATTGAATTTGCCGTCGAAAATGATGATGGTCGTAATCCACGAGGCATTTTGCAAGCTGATTACGTGCTAATTGGTATTTCTAGAACATCAAAAACACCATTGTCTCAGTATTTAGCGCTGAAAGGGTTAAAAATCGTCAATATTCCCATCGTGCCAGAAGCACAAATCCCTGACGAATTATTCGAAATTGACCCTAAAAAAATTATTGGTTTAAAAATTAGTAAACAAAAATTAACAAAAATTAGGCAAGAAAGATTAATTTCGATTGGTTTGCCTGGTGCTGGAACATATGCGAGTAATCAGCGCATTGATGAAGAACTAGCAATATTCAACAAGCTAGCGAGCAAACTAAATTGCTTTGTCTTAGATGTTACAAATAAAGCAATAGAAGAAACAGCAAATGAGATTTTAATCCATATTGGTGAAATTGTTGATGAAAATTTAGAATTATAA
- a CDS encoding cytidine deaminase, which produces MKENNFISLAKQAREFAYVPYSKFPVGAALVTADDEVVLGCNIENASFGLTNCAERTAIFKAVSEGKRDFKQLVVVADTEGPVSPCGACRQVISEFCAPDMPVILTNLTGKTATVTVKELLPGAFTSEDML; this is translated from the coding sequence ATGAAAGAAAATAATTTTATCTCACTCGCTAAACAAGCTAGAGAATTTGCTTACGTTCCATACTCCAAGTTTCCGGTTGGAGCTGCTCTTGTCACGGCGGATGATGAAGTCGTGCTAGGCTGTAATATCGAAAACGCTTCCTTTGGTTTAACGAATTGCGCTGAACGTACAGCTATTTTCAAAGCAGTATCAGAAGGGAAACGTGATTTCAAACAATTAGTCGTTGTGGCGGATACAGAAGGACCCGTTTCACCTTGTGGCGCATGTCGACAAGTTATTAGTGAATTTTGCGCACCAGATATGCCAGTAATTTTGACAAACTTAACAGGAAAAACAGCGACGGTAACTGTAAAAGAACTTTTACCAGGCGCATTCACATCGGAGGACATGTTATGA
- the recO gene encoding DNA repair protein RecO, with translation MEKCEGIVIRQTSYRESDKIVRMYTREFGKIGVVARGAKKTKSRLAAVTQLFTSGYFTFFGGNGLGTLQQGEVIENFSSIQQDIFMTAYATYVCELLDKATEERQPNPYLYELTFQILRDIDEGYDPQILTQIFEMKMLPVLGHYPTMDKCAICGETTGHFDFSTRSNGIICHRCFDKDRYRMHLPENVVKLLRLFFIFQLDRLGNIDVKPETKEWLQKAIDTYYDEYTGLYLKSRKFLRDMDKWENMLKKESDD, from the coding sequence ATGGAAAAATGCGAGGGAATCGTGATACGCCAAACTAGTTACCGAGAATCAGATAAAATTGTTCGTATGTATACGCGTGAATTCGGAAAAATTGGTGTGGTAGCTCGCGGGGCAAAAAAAACCAAAAGTCGATTAGCGGCAGTAACGCAATTATTTACGAGTGGTTATTTCACTTTTTTTGGCGGAAATGGGCTTGGAACACTCCAACAGGGGGAAGTAATTGAAAATTTTTCCTCTATTCAACAAGATATTTTTATGACAGCATATGCTACGTATGTATGCGAATTATTAGATAAAGCTACGGAAGAACGGCAGCCGAATCCATATTTATATGAATTAACCTTCCAAATTTTACGTGATATCGACGAAGGTTATGACCCACAAATTTTGACACAAATTTTTGAAATGAAAATGCTTCCTGTGCTCGGACATTATCCAACAATGGATAAATGTGCAATCTGCGGGGAAACGACCGGACATTTTGACTTTTCTACTAGAAGTAATGGGATTATTTGTCATCGTTGTTTTGACAAAGACCGCTATCGCATGCATTTGCCAGAAAATGTAGTGAAATTATTACGACTTTTTTTCATTTTTCAATTGGATCGGTTAGGTAATATTGATGTGAAACCTGAAACAAAAGAATGGCTACAAAAGGCGATTGATACTTACTATGATGAGTATACTGGTTTATATTTAAAAAGCCGCAAATTTTTACGCGACATGGATAAATGGGAAAACATGCTAAAAAAAGAAAGTGACGATTGA
- a CDS encoding HD family phosphohydrolase: protein MKLTTKWRHWYIESGKKYLFPVLLICFAVIAYLLVCQMTKPESYDVKLFQVAEKTIRSPQTVEDTEKTKEERAKASADVEDVYVYNRETGQNRVALIKSLFAYVNEVNTEAKEADAKNKEKAKKENKPAPAPTTTEAKLKSLKSKLSSNVSEKMTSNISDEIFTTLLEADSKDLNTMEEVITAEVAKTMEDKIREENLNAAKIRARDDIELSTIPSYYKNVSKALVSYAIVPNETYSEEQTEDRRKEAAQAVVPVKILQGQVIVQEGQIVDRETYRQLNMLNLLDQKMPVKQYAGFAVFIIALAALLFLYTKKQPQPKEKKMQTMLIFSSVYLTSLVMLMIILFLETQGVANISYLFPAAFAPMILKILLNEKYAFLSVIFIAATSLFVFQSDSTSGITIFILLSGVTSVVALRDYSRRSAIVFSGFMVGLINMSYVFTLLLINNNTIFQFSTVMALGYAFVGGFGAFILGIGLIPLFETIFGLLTTSRLVELANPNHPLLKKILMKAPGTYHHSMMVANLAEACADKIGANSLLVRVGCFYHDIGKTLRPPYFVENQLQGINPHDRLTPEQSRDIILSHTKDGAEILKENHMPQPIIDIALQHHGTTLLKYFYFKAKETNPDIKESDYRYSGPKPQTKEIAIINISDSVEAAVRSAAEPTMTKITEIIDAIIKDRFLDGQFTECDITIKEIKIIRDTLIATLNGIYHQRIQYPDDKD from the coding sequence GTGAAGCTAACTACGAAATGGAGACATTGGTACATCGAAAGTGGAAAAAAATATCTTTTCCCCGTACTCCTCATTTGTTTTGCCGTCATCGCGTACTTGCTTGTCTGCCAAATGACTAAACCTGAATCTTATGATGTGAAGTTATTCCAAGTTGCTGAGAAAACAATTCGTTCTCCGCAAACAGTAGAAGACACAGAAAAAACAAAAGAAGAACGTGCTAAAGCTAGTGCTGATGTAGAGGATGTCTATGTCTATAATCGAGAGACAGGACAAAATCGGGTAGCTCTTATTAAAAGTTTATTTGCTTATGTAAATGAAGTGAACACCGAAGCGAAAGAAGCCGATGCAAAAAATAAAGAAAAAGCGAAGAAAGAAAATAAACCTGCACCTGCTCCAACAACCACAGAAGCAAAACTAAAAAGTCTAAAATCAAAATTATCCAGTAATGTCTCCGAAAAAATGACTTCTAATATTTCTGATGAGATATTTACTACGTTACTTGAAGCGGACAGTAAAGATCTTAATACCATGGAGGAAGTTATCACTGCTGAAGTTGCAAAAACAATGGAAGATAAGATTCGTGAAGAAAACCTAAACGCAGCTAAAATCAGGGCACGTGATGATATTGAACTTTCGACGATACCTTCGTACTACAAAAATGTTTCAAAGGCTTTAGTTTCCTATGCGATTGTACCGAATGAAACTTACAGTGAAGAGCAAACGGAAGACAGACGCAAAGAAGCCGCACAAGCAGTTGTCCCAGTTAAAATTTTGCAAGGGCAAGTTATTGTACAAGAAGGACAAATTGTTGATAGAGAAACCTATCGTCAATTAAACATGTTAAATTTACTCGACCAAAAAATGCCTGTAAAACAATATGCCGGCTTTGCTGTATTCATTATTGCACTCGCAGCACTACTTTTCCTTTACACCAAAAAACAACCACAACCAAAAGAGAAAAAAATGCAGACAATGCTGATCTTTTCTTCAGTTTATCTAACTTCTCTTGTGATGTTGATGATTATTTTGTTCTTAGAGACACAAGGAGTAGCTAATATTTCTTATCTTTTCCCAGCTGCTTTTGCGCCAATGATACTTAAGATTTTACTTAATGAAAAATATGCCTTTTTAAGCGTGATTTTTATTGCAGCAACTAGTCTTTTCGTTTTCCAGAGTGACTCAACAAGCGGTATCACTATTTTTATTTTATTAAGTGGTGTCACGAGTGTTGTAGCGTTACGTGACTATAGTAGACGTTCAGCTATCGTATTTTCTGGATTTATGGTTGGACTAATTAATATGAGTTATGTTTTTACTTTGTTATTAATTAACAATAATACTATTTTCCAATTTTCTACTGTGATGGCACTTGGCTATGCATTTGTTGGCGGTTTTGGAGCGTTTATTTTAGGAATTGGGCTTATTCCGTTATTTGAAACAATTTTTGGGCTCTTAACTACTAGCCGATTAGTGGAACTAGCTAATCCGAATCATCCATTACTTAAAAAAATATTAATGAAAGCGCCTGGGACTTACCACCACAGCATGATGGTAGCTAATTTAGCTGAGGCATGTGCAGATAAAATTGGAGCAAACAGTTTGCTTGTTCGGGTCGGCTGTTTCTATCATGATATTGGAAAAACATTACGACCACCTTATTTTGTGGAAAATCAGTTACAAGGTATTAATCCACACGATAGGCTGACACCAGAACAAAGTCGTGATATAATTCTTTCGCACACAAAAGATGGCGCAGAAATTTTAAAAGAAAATCATATGCCACAACCAATCATTGATATTGCATTACAACACCATGGCACGACGCTACTTAAATATTTTTACTTCAAAGCAAAAGAAACAAACCCTGATATAAAAGAAAGTGACTATCGTTATAGTGGACCAAAACCGCAAACAAAGGAAATAGCAATTATCAATATTTCCGATAGTGTCGAAGCAGCGGTGCGTTCTGCTGCCGAACCAACTATGACAAAAATAACGGAAATTATCGATGCTATTATTAAAGATCGTTTCCTCGATGGGCAATTTACAGAATGTGATATTACGATAAAAGAAATTAAGATTATTCGTGATACATTAATTGCTACGTTAAACGGAATCTACCATCAACGTATTCAATATCCAGATGATAAAGATTGA
- a CDS encoding DUF4352 domain-containing protein gives MNLLLILVGLFLLTFIGLIIGIVLLIIRKEKWAGIIVAGLSIGIGFYILLAGLNLATINLLQNFSNPSTFSDFGSSSNNYDDEFTDDYINVKYGETATMEDESLITINKPKVSREEADYDIYEVKVKVENPSTDDISFSSEDVYIYDQADDDYGDEITEKAFSGTIKPGETKEVTIFFKVYNFGPYDVEYDNYNWTE, from the coding sequence ATGAATTTATTACTTATACTTGTTGGTTTATTTTTACTTACATTCATAGGTTTGATTATCGGGATTGTGTTACTTATCATCAGGAAAGAAAAATGGGCCGGAATTATCGTTGCGGGACTTTCGATTGGAATTGGTTTTTATATCCTACTCGCTGGCTTGAATTTAGCAACTATTAATCTGCTTCAAAATTTCAGCAATCCATCTACATTTTCAGATTTTGGCAGTAGTTCTAATAATTACGATGATGAATTTACAGATGACTACATTAATGTGAAATACGGAGAAACGGCAACAATGGAGGATGAAAGTTTAATTACCATTAATAAGCCTAAAGTATCTCGCGAAGAGGCAGATTATGATATTTATGAAGTGAAGGTGAAAGTAGAAAATCCAAGTACAGATGACATCAGTTTCTCTTCTGAAGATGTATATATTTATGATCAGGCTGATGATGATTACGGAGATGAAATTACCGAAAAAGCTTTTTCAGGAACGATTAAGCCTGGTGAAACAAAAGAAGTAACGATTTTCTTTAAAGTTTATAATTTCGGACCGTATGATGTTGAATACGACAACTATAACTGGACAGAGTAA